The DNA region CAGAGCACGGCTGCGTGCCAGCGGCGCGGGCTGCCCCGCCAGGTTGGCGTGAAGCTGTGCACGGAGAACAGCACCGGGATGACGCCCTGCGCCATTGCGAGATCGATCAACTCGCCCACCGCCCGATGGTAGGGCCTGTAGAATCGCGCAATGCGCCCCTCGCGCTCCTCTGCCGTCAGGGTGCGGTTGCCGGGAACGACCGCTCCGTCTGAAAGCCGCATGATCAGCGTGGGATCGTCCTCGCCGCGGTTGCAGTCGATCAGCAGCCGCGAAAACCGTGTCAGAACGGCCGGTGCGCCGAGGATGGCTGCAAGCCGCTCCGTCACGCCGGCGGCGCCGATGTCGTAGGCGATGTGCCGTTGAAGCTCGGCAGCCGGAAGCCCAAGAGTGCCGTAACCTTCGGGTAGCGTGTTGCGGGCATGATCGCAGAGCAGAATGACGCCTGAGGTCAGCGAGCCCGGGAGGCACACGAATGCTTCGCCCGAAATCCCCGAAACCGGGGTCGTCTCGGGCCCCGTCAAAGGTCGCATCGACATCTCACCACCGGCCGTCATGCGCTTAAGGATAATGTCCGTTGAATTGCAGGGTTGCGAAAAGTTGCGTCCAGGCCTTCAATGGCGCCGCATGCGCTGCCGGCCGGCGGCCAGAGGCGCGCGCACCTCAAAGCTGCCAGCTTTCATTGCCAACGTTTTGTCCTCCCCACAAGGCGCGGTCGCGTCGAGACCTACCCCTGTCTCATCGACATCCGTGAACCCATGATTGCAAGACCGACAATCCTGGCGCCGACGGCGTTTTTGCTCCTGGCGATTGCGTCGCATCCGGCTCTGGCAGATCTGAAGCTCTGCAACACCACGCAAAGCCGCGTCGGGGTTTCGATCGGCTATCAGGACGACAAGGGCTGGGCGACGGAAGGGTGGTGGAACATCGCGTCGCAGGCGTGCGAAACGCTCTTGAAAGGTCCGGTGCCGAGCCGGTTTATCTACGTCCACGCCGTCGATTATGACCGCGGCGGTGAATGGGCGGGCACAAACTTCATGTGCACCGCAGATAAATCGTTCGCCATCCGGGGTGTTCAGGATTGTCCGAAACGCGGATATAAGCGCACGGGTTTTTTTGAAGTCGACACCGGAGAGGGCCAAGAGTGGACGGTCCGCCTCACCGATCCGGACGATAAAGACGATAATAAAGAGGCAGTCGGTCAATGAGACGCAATCGGCGTGTTAAAATCGTCGCGACGCTGGGTCCCGCGTCGTCGGCACCGGAAGTTATCGAGCGTCTCTTCATCGCCGGAGCCGACGTCTTCCGCATCAACATGAGCCATTCGAGCCCGGACACCGCCCGGTCGCTCGTGCGGGCCGTGCGCGACGTCAGCGCGAAGCATCGCTGCTCGATCGGCGTGCTCTGTGACCTGCAGGGTCCGAAGTTCCGCCTCGGCGAGTTCACGGACGGCCGCTCTCTCGTCAAGGCCGGCGAGCATTTCCGCTTCGACCAGACGGGAGTGCCCGGCACCTCGCAGCGAGTGAGCCTGCCCCATCCCGAGATCTTCGCCGCCATCCAGCCCGGTCACGCGATCCTGATCGACGACGGCAAGCTCCGCATGCGGGTCACCGATGTGGATCGCAAGAGCGTCACTGCCGAAGTGGTGACCGGCGGCATCCTGTCGAACCGCAAGGGCCTGAGCCTGCCGGACACGCTTCTCGCGGTCAGCCCTTTGACGCCGAAGGATCTCGCGGATCTTGAGGTGGGCCTCAAGCTCGGCGCCGACTGGATTGCGCTGTCGTTCGTACAGCGCGCCGAGGACATCATCGAGGCCAAGACCATCATCGACGGGCGGGCCGCCGTTCTGGCCAAGATCGAGAAGCCGTCGGCGATCGCCGACATCGACGACATCATTGCCGCCGGTGACGCCTTCATGGTGGCGCGCGGTGACCTCGGCGTCGAGATGCCGGTCGAGCGCGTGCCGGGCCTGCAGAAGCAGATCACGCGCAAGGCGCGTGCGGCCGGCAAGCCGATCGTCGTCGCGACCCAGATGCTGGAAAGCATGACGTCCTCGCCGATGCCGACGCGCGCCGAGGTCTCGGACGTCGCGACCGCAGTGTTCGACGGCGCCGACGCCGTCATGCTCTCGGGAGAGTCCGCCGTCGGCCAGTATCCGGTCGAAGCCATCCAGATGATGGACCGCATCGCGCACGAGGCGGAGAACGATCCGAGCTACGACGCATTCGTGCACGCCATCGATTTCCCGCCGCTGCCGACGGGCGCCGACGCTATTGCGGCCGCCGCGCACGCCATCTCGAGCACGGTGAAGGTCGCGGCGATCCTCTGTTACACGGCCACGGGTTCGACGGCGCTACGCGTCGCCCGCGAGCGTCCGAACCTGCCGGTGATCGGGCTGACGCCCATCGCGCGCACGGCGCAGCGTCTGGCGCTCGTGTGGGGCATCGAGACGGTGTTGACTGGAGATCCCGAGGATCTCGCCGACATGGTGCGCAAGGCAACGCGCATCGCCTACGAGGGCGGCTTCGTGAAGCCGGGCCAGGGTGTGGTCATCACCTGCGGCGTGCCGCTCGGCTCGCCGGGCGCGACCAACATGATCCGCCTTGCGTTCGTCGACGAGCACGGCCTGCCGGACGGCCACAGCCCCGACTACGTGCCGACGGGCGGCAAGGTGCCGGTCGAGCGCCGCGCGCCGCCCAAGATCGCCTCCTGACGCAAGTGCACCTCTCCCGGCTGGGAGAGGCCGCGCGCGTGAGGGGATCAATCTAAGTTGCCGGGTTATTCGCTGGCCGCGTCGGCCGCGCCCTGTGCGGCCGGAACGAGATTGACGCTCTCGCCGCAACCGCAGGCGCCGGCCTGGTTCGGGTTGTTGAACACGAACGTCGCCGAGAGCTTGTCGGTCTTGTAGTCCATCTCGGTCCCGAGCAGATAGAGCACCGCCTGCGGATCGACGATGACGCGGGCGCCATCCTGCTCCACGACCTCGTCGAACTTCCCGACGCTGTCCGCCCAGGTCATCGTATACTCCATACCCGCGCAGCCACCCTTCTTGACGCCGATCTTGAGACCGGCAATCTCGGGCCCCTTGGAGGCCATGATGGCGCGCACGCGCTCCGCGGCGCGGGGCGTCAGCGTCATCACCTTCGGCCGGGCACGGCGGGGGGGGGGGGTTGTCGTCGTCTGGTCAGTCATCGTGCACGCCGTCCTGGTTCCGCCGCGCTTCCGGAAAAGTGGATGCCGGTTTTCCGATAAGAGGCGCGGCACTCAAAAAAGCCGGGAACTGGCATCGGTACCTCGAAATATAGCCTGCGCCGCGACTTTTTACGAGGTCCCGCGCCAGCAGCTCAGAACATGTTGAGCGCAAGCCGCGCCTCATCCGACATACGGCTCTGATCCCAGGGCGGATCAAACGTGAGCGTCACGGTTACGCCGGAAACCCCTGGGACGGCGCTGACGGCATTCTCCACCCACTGAGGCATTTCCCCGGCCACGGGGCAGCCCGGCGCGGTCAGCGTCATCTCGACGGCGACCTCGCGATCATCGCTGATGTCGATCTTGTAGATCAGGCCCAGTTCGTAGATGTCGGCCGGGATTTCGGGATCGTAGACGGTCTTGAGCGCAGCCACGATGTCGCTCGTGAGCCGGTCCAGCTCCTCGGGCGGCAACGCCGAAACCTCCGCCGACAGCGCGCTTTCGGGAGCGGGCTCCGGCTTCCGGTCGGTCTCCTCCGTCACGGCGCCTTCGGGGCGCTGCGGCGTCTCTTGCGTCTCAAGCTCAGCCATAGTCGGCTCCTCTCAGGCGAAGAACTCCCGCGCGCGGACCAGCGCTGCGACGAGGGCGTCCACCTCCGCCTTGGTATTGTACATTGCGAACGACGCCCGGCATGTGGCCGTGACGCCGAGCCGCTCCATGAGCGGCTGTGCGCAGTGGTGACCGGCGCGGATCGCGATGCCCGAGCGGTCGATGATCGTCGACACGTCGTGCGGGTGAAGGCCGTCGATCGAGAAGGCATGGATCGCGCCTTTGCCCTTCGCCGTGCCGTGCAGCGTGAGCCCCGGAACCTCCTGCAGCCGCTCGAACGCGTAGGCGCCGATCTCGGCCTCGTACTTGGCGATCCGGTCACGCCCCACCTGCATCATGTAGGAAAGCGCCGCGCCAAGACCAACCGCCTCCACGATCGCCGGTGTGCCTGCTTCGAAGCGATGCGGGGTCTTGCCGTAGGTGATGCGGTCCACCTCGACGATCTCGATCATTTCGCCGCCGCCCTGGTAGGGCTGCATGATGTCGAGATATTTCTTCTTGCCGTAGAGCACGCCGATGCCGGACGGCCCGTAGGTCTTGTGCCCGGTGAAGACGTAGAAGTCCGCGTCGAGATCCTGTACGTCGACGGGAAGATGCACGGCTGCCTGGCTGCCGTCGACCAGCACCGGGATGCCGCGCGCGTGCGCCATCTCGATCACCTGCTTGATCGGCACCACGGTGCCAAGCACGTTCGACATGTGTGTCAGCGCCACGATCTTGGTACGCGGCGTCAGTAGCCGCTCGAACTCGTCGAGCAGCAGCTCGCCGGAATCCGAGATCGGCGCCCACTTGAGCACCGCGCCCTTGCGCTCGCGGTGGAAGTGCCAGGGCACGATGTTCGAGTGATGCTCCATGATCGAGAGCACGATCTCGTCGCCCTCGCCGATCTCGAGCGCCCCGAACGAGGAGGCGACGAGATTGATCGCCTCCGTCGCATTCCGGGTGAAGATGATCTCGTCCACCGAAGGCGCGTTGAGGAAGCGGCGCACGACCTCGCGCGCCTCCTCGAACCGCTGCGTTGCCGTGTTCGACAGGTAATGCAACCCGCGGTGCACGTTGGCGTACTCGAAGCGATAGGCATGATCCATCGCCTCGATCACCGACAGCGGCTTCTGCGCCGACGCTCCGTTGTCGAGATAGACGAGCGGCTTCCCGTAGACCTCGCGGTAGAGGATCGGAAAATCCGTGCGAATGCGCTCGACGTCGTAAGGCGCCGTTGGTGCGCCGACGTGGTCCGTCTTCTTGCGAGTGGCCGTGGGCATGCTGCCGTCCTTCCTCTTCCCGCCGGGCGGGAGATCTACTTCCGCGCGCCGCGTGTTTCGCGGCTAAGCCAGCCTCGCGCCAGCGCGCGCAGCCCCTCCTGCACCGGCTCGGGCTCCGCCTTGTCGATGGCCTCGCCGATGAAGCTTTCGACCAGCATGGCCTGCGCCTCTTCGAGCGGGATGCCGCGCGAGCGCAGGTAGAACACGAGTTCCGGATCGATCTCAGCCGACGTCGAGCCGTGTCCGCAGATCACGTCGTCGGCATAGATCTCAAGCTCCGGCTTGCTGTCGAACTCCGCCTCCTGCGACAGCATCAGCGCCTGTGCCATCTGCTTGCCGTCGGTCTTCTGCGCGTCGGGACGCACGATGACCTTGCCCTGGAACACGGCGCGCGTCTGGTCCGCGAGCACGCATTTGATGAGCTCGCGGCTCGTACAGTGCGGCACCGCATGGTCGACGACGAGTGTCGTATCCGCATGTCCTCTGCCGGCGACGAGCTTTGCCGCGCCGAGGTCGAACGTCGAGTGCTGGCCGCGGAACGTCACCGCAAGGTCGTTGCGCACGATGCCGTCGCCGATCACCATCTGGAACGGACGGTAGCTCGCGTCCTTGCCAAGCCGCGCGATTGTGCGGCCGAGATGCACTGAGCCTTCCCGCGAGGCGACGATCTTGACGTGCACCACCTCCGCGCCGTCCGCGATCACGAGCTGGGTCAGCGCATTGACCTGGCGCGCAGCCGTCGGCGCCAGGTGCGATTCCACGAGCACGAGCTTGGCGCCCTTGCCGACGCGCACGACATTGCGCGTCGTCACCGTCCGCGCCTCGCCACCGGCATCGCCGAACACGAGCGCGACCGGCGTCTCGATCTCCCGGCCCTCCGCGATATCGACCACCGCGCCATCGGTGAACAGCGCCGTGTTGAGCGCGAGCACGCCATCGGTCACGTGACCGCTGACTTCACTGATCTCCGCTTCGAGCCACGGCGGGGGATGATCGATGAAGCGCGAGAGAAAGGCGCCGTCGATCTCGGAGACAGCCGAAAGACCCGCTTCGCCGACGCTACGCCCATCCACGAATACGGCAAATGCCTTGGCGAGATCCGTGCCGACGAGAGCGTCGCGCACCATCACTTCGACAGCAGCGGGCGTCGGCGGCGCGACATCCGTCGCGAGCGGGAACGCCTCGCGAAGGAATGCGCGCACGTCGGTGTATTTCCACTCCTCGACGCGCCGGTGCGGCAGCCCTTCGGCGCTAAACGCACCGATCGCGGCGCGGCGCAGCTGGCGCAACCAGTCCCCGCCAGGAAGCGTGTGCTCGATCTCGGCAAACGCGGCCGCGAGCGCCGTCTCGGCTTTTGTCTTCAGAACCTGCACGGACGCAGCGCGCCCCCTGGGCTCCTTACTGATCTGCTCGGCGATGCTCATGGGTTACGCTGCCTTGCCCTGGTATGCCGCATAGCCGGACTTCTCGAGCTCGAGCGCGAGCTCCTTGCCGCCGGACGCCTGGATCTTGCCCGCGGATAGAACGTGTACGCGATCGGGCACGATGTAGTTCAGAAGCCGCTGATAGTGCGTGATGACGAGCATCGCGCGGTCTGGGCTCCGGAGTGCGTTGACGCCGTCGGCCACGATCTTGAGCGCGTCAATGTCGAGGCCGCTGTCCGTCTCGTCGAGCACGCAGAGCGTCGGCTCGAGCACGGCCATCTGCAGGATCTCGGCGCGTTTCTTCTCGCCGCCGGAGAACCCGACGTTCACCGGTCGCTTCAGCATGTCCATGTCGATGTTGAGCTGCTCGGCCTTGCCGCGCACGAGCTTCATGAACTCGGGCGTCGAAAGCTCGGCCTCGCCGCGCTTCTTGCGTAGCGCATTAGCCGCCGTGCGCAGGAACGTCAGGCCGGCCACGCCCGGGATCTCCATCGGATACTGGAAGGCCAGGAACACGCCCTTGGCGGCGCGCTCGTCGGGCTCGAGATCGGCGAGGTCCTCGCCGTTCCAGAGGATCTCGCCGCTGGTCACCTCGTAGCCGTCACGGCCCGCAAGCACATGCGCCAGTGTGGACTTGCCCGAGCCGTTCGGACCCATGATGGCATGCACTTCGCCTTTGGGTACGGTCAGCGACAGCCCCTTGAGGATCTCCTTGTCCTCGTCCTCGAGCTTCACATGCAGGTTTTTGATCTCAAGCATTCTTCTTACCTCAGTCACATCGGTTCGGCCCGCCGTCGGCCGCGTCAAATTCGTTTGTGTCGGAAGCGTCGTCGCTTAGCCGACGCTCCCTTCCAGGCTGACGTTGATAAGCTTCTGCGTCTCCGCCATGAACTCCATGGGGAGCTGCTGCAGCACGTCGCGCACGAAGCCGTTGACCACGAGCGCCACCGCCTCCTCCTCGGAGAGGCCACGCTGCTGGCAATAGAACAGCATGTCGTCCGAGATCTTCGAGGTCGTCGCCTCGTGCTCGAAGTGCGCCGATGCGTTCTTTGCCTCGATGTAGGGCACCGTGTGCGCGCCGCACTTGTCGCCGATGAGCAGCGAGTCGCAGTTGGTGAAGTTGCGCGCGCCAGTCGCTTTGCGGTGCGCCGAGACGAGCCCGCGATAGGTGTTTTGCGAGTGGCCCGCCGCGATGCCCTTCGAGATGATGCGGCTCGACGAATGCTTGCCGAGGTGGATCATCTTGGTGCCGCTGTCGACCTGCTGGCGCCCGTTCGAGATGGCGATTGAGTAGAACTCGCCGCGCGAGTTGTCACCGCGCAGGATGCAGCTCGGATACTTCCAGGTGATCGCCGAGCCGGTCTCCACCTGAGTCCACGAGATCTTCGAGTGGTGGCCGCGGCAATCGCCGCGCTTGGTCACGAAGTTATAGACGCCGCCCTTGCCATCCTTGTCGCCCGGAAACCAGTTCTGCACCGTCGAGTACTTGATCTCCGCGTCGTCGAGCGCAACGAGCTCGACGACCGCCGCGTGCAGCTGATGCTCGTCACGAGCCGGCGCCGTGCAGCCCTCGAGGTACGAGACGTAGGCGCCGCGGTCGGCGATGATGAGAGTGCGCTCGAACTGGCCGGTGTTGCGCTCGTTGATGCGGAAGTACGTCGACAGCTCCATCGGGCAGCGCACGCCCTCCGGCACGTAGACGAACGAGCCGTCGGAGAACACCGCCGAGTTGAGCGCGGCATAGAAGTTGTCGCCCTGCGGCACGACCGAGCCGAGGTACTTCCTCACGAGTTCGGGATGATTACGGATCGCCTCCGAGATCGAGCAGAAGATGACGCCGGCCTTCGCCAGCTCCTCCTTGAACGTGGTCACCACAGACACGCTGTCGAACACGGCATCGACCGCGACGCGCGCGCCCTGCACGCCCGCCAGCACGGCCTGCTCCTTGAGCGGAATGCCGAGCTTCTCGTATGTCGCGAGCAGCTCCGGGTCGACCTCGTCCAGGCTCTTCGGCCCGTCGGTGCCCTTCGGAGCCGCGTAGTAGTAGAGGTTCTCGAAGTCGATCTTGGGATAGCTGACCTTGGCCCAGGTCGGCTCGACCATGTTGCGCCAGCGCGCATAGGCTTCCAGCCGCCAATCGAGCATCCACTGAGGCTCGCCCTTCTTCTCGGAGATGAAGCGGACGATGTCCTCGTTGAGGCCCTTCGGCGCCTTGATCGTCTCGATCTTGGTCTCGAAGCCGTACTTGTATTGATCGACGTCGATCTTCTTGACCGTTTCGATCGTCTCTTTAACCGCAGCCATTCAAGTCCACCTTCATGTGCGGCCCGCCGAGGCCGCGTTTACAACCAAGTTCCCGACCCATGATCGCTTCGGATCCTTTCATCCGAAGCGTGAATCATTGGTCCCAACTAGGCAGCGAGCGATGCGCCGCCGCAAATCCGTCTCCACGCGGCAACGAATGCCGCGATATCGTTTTCCGTCGTCTCCGGCCCGAGGCTGACGCGGATCGCGCTATTTGCGATCTCGGACCTGAGGCCCATCGCGCGGAGAACGTGGCTCTCGCCGACCTTGCCCGACGAGCAGGCGGCGCCCGCGCTGACCGCAAGGCCCATGAGATCGAGCTTGATCACCAGCGTTTCGGCCGACACGCCGGAGAGCGCGATCGACGACGTGTTCGGCAGCCGCGGCGCGCCCGATCCGATCACGATCGCCTCCGGCGTCGCAGCCAGCACCTCCGCCTCGAGCCGGTCGCGCAACGCGGCAATGCGCGGCGCATTTTCGAGATCGCGCAGCGCCGCGCGCGCCGCTGCGCCGAAGCCGGCAATGGCGGCCACATTCTCTGTGCCGGCACGCCGGCGCATCTCCTGCCCGCCGCCCGTAAAGAGCGGATCGAGCGCCACGCCCGAGCCGACGACCAGCGCGCCGATGCCCTTCGGCCCGCCGATCTTGTGCGCCGAAAGGCTCATCGTCGCCGCGCCGAGCGTGCGGAAGTCGATCGCAACGCGCCCAGGTGCCTGCACGGCATCCGTATGCAGCCGCGCGCCGTTCTCCGTCGCCCAGAGGCCCGCAGCCGCCACGTCCTGCAGCACGCCGGTCTCGTTGTTGGCGAGCTGCAACACGAGCAAGGCTCCTTCCGGAGCAGCCGTGAAGTCCACGATGCCTTCGGAAGAGACCGGAAGCCCGACCACCTCCGCGCCACGCGCAGTCGCAAAGGCCGTTGCTGGTGCGCGCACCGAATCGTGCTCCACGCCCGCAAGTGCAACGCGCTCCCACGGCGCCGACAAAGCCCACGTGTTGGCCTCCGTGGCGCCGCTCGTAAACACGATCTCGCTTGCGTCAGCCCCAACGAGCGCCGCGATCGCTTCGCGCGCCTCGTCAATCAGCGACCGTGCCCGCCGGCCCTCCGCATGCACCGACGACGCGTTACCGAATGCATCGAGCGCCGCAACGACAGCGTCGCGCGCTTCGGTCCGGAGCGGCGCCGTGGCGTTGTAATCGAGGTATGTGCGCGGGGCGCTCACTGCGTCGGCCCCTCCAGCGTTGCGATCGGAGCGGAAACCGACGGCGTGCGCCGCGCAATGGGTGTCGCGCCAGGAATTCCCTCGATCACGTCACGGAGGCTGATACCCGCGAGGAAGCTCTCGATCCGATCGCCGAGCGCGGTCCAGAGATCGTGCGTCAGGCAACGGCTCTCGCCGTTACACCCCGCCGACTGCTCACCGAAGCAGCGTGTCATGCGCGTGCCTTCCTCGACCGCCGTCATCACTTCGGCGACGAAAATGTCGCTCGCCGGCCGGCCGAGCTTGTAGCCGCCGTGCCGGCCGCGAACGCTCTCGACGAGCCCTGCGCGCCGAAGCTTCAGAAACAGCTGCTCCAGATAGTCGAGGGAGATCTGCTGGCGCTGCGCGATCGCCGACAGGGGCACCGAGCCGCCGTGTCCGTGCTTGGCGAGATCGGCCATTGCCATGACCGCGTAACG from Hyphomicrobium sp. CS1GBMeth3 includes:
- a CDS encoding N-formylglutamate amidohydrolase, with the translated sequence MRPLTGPETTPVSGISGEAFVCLPGSLTSGVILLCDHARNTLPEGYGTLGLPAAELQRHIAYDIGAAGVTERLAAILGAPAVLTRFSRLLIDCNRGEDDPTLIMRLSDGAVVPGNRTLTAEEREGRIARFYRPYHRAVGELIDLAMAQGVIPVLFSVHSFTPTWRGSPRRWHAAVLWDKDPRLAQPLLAALSADPALVVGDNEPYTGTLKGDCMWQHGTSRGLAHALIEVRQDLIATEAGQAEWAERLGHAMQSVLATPSDDTDLRTVQFFGSHTD
- a CDS encoding DUF1036 domain-containing protein, encoding MAPHALPAGGQRRAHLKAASFHCQRFVLPTRRGRVETYPCLIDIREPMIARPTILAPTAFLLLAIASHPALADLKLCNTTQSRVGVSIGYQDDKGWATEGWWNIASQACETLLKGPVPSRFIYVHAVDYDRGGEWAGTNFMCTADKSFAIRGVQDCPKRGYKRTGFFEVDTGEGQEWTVRLTDPDDKDDNKEAVGQ
- the pyk gene encoding pyruvate kinase codes for the protein MRRNRRVKIVATLGPASSAPEVIERLFIAGADVFRINMSHSSPDTARSLVRAVRDVSAKHRCSIGVLCDLQGPKFRLGEFTDGRSLVKAGEHFRFDQTGVPGTSQRVSLPHPEIFAAIQPGHAILIDDGKLRMRVTDVDRKSVTAEVVTGGILSNRKGLSLPDTLLAVSPLTPKDLADLEVGLKLGADWIALSFVQRAEDIIEAKTIIDGRAAVLAKIEKPSAIADIDDIIAAGDAFMVARGDLGVEMPVERVPGLQKQITRKARAAGKPIVVATQMLESMTSSPMPTRAEVSDVATAVFDGADAVMLSGESAVGQYPVEAIQMMDRIAHEAENDPSYDAFVHAIDFPPLPTGADAIAAAAHAISSTVKVAAILCYTATGSTALRVARERPNLPVIGLTPIARTAQRLALVWGIETVLTGDPEDLADMVRKATRIAYEGGFVKPGQGVVITCGVPLGSPGATNMIRLAFVDEHGLPDGHSPDYVPTGGKVPVERRAPPKIAS
- a CDS encoding iron-sulfur cluster assembly accessory protein, coding for MTDQTTTTPPPRRARPKVMTLTPRAAERVRAIMASKGPEIAGLKIGVKKGGCAGMEYTMTWADSVGKFDEVVEQDGARVIVDPQAVLYLLGTEMDYKTDKLSATFVFNNPNQAGACGCGESVNLVPAAQGAADAASE
- a CDS encoding SUF system Fe-S cluster assembly protein, which translates into the protein MAELETQETPQRPEGAVTEETDRKPEPAPESALSAEVSALPPEELDRLTSDIVAALKTVYDPEIPADIYELGLIYKIDISDDREVAVEMTLTAPGCPVAGEMPQWVENAVSAVPGVSGVTVTLTFDPPWDQSRMSDEARLALNMF
- a CDS encoding cysteine desulfurase, which produces MPTATRKKTDHVGAPTAPYDVERIRTDFPILYREVYGKPLVYLDNGASAQKPLSVIEAMDHAYRFEYANVHRGLHYLSNTATQRFEEAREVVRRFLNAPSVDEIIFTRNATEAINLVASSFGALEIGEGDEIVLSIMEHHSNIVPWHFHRERKGAVLKWAPISDSGELLLDEFERLLTPRTKIVALTHMSNVLGTVVPIKQVIEMAHARGIPVLVDGSQAAVHLPVDVQDLDADFYVFTGHKTYGPSGIGVLYGKKKYLDIMQPYQGGGEMIEIVEVDRITYGKTPHRFEAGTPAIVEAVGLGAALSYMMQVGRDRIAKYEAEIGAYAFERLQEVPGLTLHGTAKGKGAIHAFSIDGLHPHDVSTIIDRSGIAIRAGHHCAQPLMERLGVTATCRASFAMYNTKAEVDALVAALVRAREFFA
- the sufD gene encoding Fe-S cluster assembly protein SufD; the encoded protein is MSIAEQISKEPRGRAASVQVLKTKAETALAAAFAEIEHTLPGGDWLRQLRRAAIGAFSAEGLPHRRVEEWKYTDVRAFLREAFPLATDVAPPTPAAVEVMVRDALVGTDLAKAFAVFVDGRSVGEAGLSAVSEIDGAFLSRFIDHPPPWLEAEISEVSGHVTDGVLALNTALFTDGAVVDIAEGREIETPVALVFGDAGGEARTVTTRNVVRVGKGAKLVLVESHLAPTAARQVNALTQLVIADGAEVVHVKIVASREGSVHLGRTIARLGKDASYRPFQMVIGDGIVRNDLAVTFRGQHSTFDLGAAKLVAGRGHADTTLVVDHAVPHCTSRELIKCVLADQTRAVFQGKVIVRPDAQKTDGKQMAQALMLSQEAEFDSKPELEIYADDVICGHGSTSAEIDPELVFYLRSRGIPLEEAQAMLVESFIGEAIDKAEPEPVQEGLRALARGWLSRETRGARK
- the sufC gene encoding Fe-S cluster assembly ATPase SufC, yielding MLEIKNLHVKLEDEDKEILKGLSLTVPKGEVHAIMGPNGSGKSTLAHVLAGRDGYEVTSGEILWNGEDLADLEPDERAAKGVFLAFQYPMEIPGVAGLTFLRTAANALRKKRGEAELSTPEFMKLVRGKAEQLNIDMDMLKRPVNVGFSGGEKKRAEILQMAVLEPTLCVLDETDSGLDIDALKIVADGVNALRSPDRAMLVITHYQRLLNYIVPDRVHVLSAGKIQASGGKELALELEKSGYAAYQGKAA
- the sufB gene encoding Fe-S cluster assembly protein SufB, giving the protein MAAVKETIETVKKIDVDQYKYGFETKIETIKAPKGLNEDIVRFISEKKGEPQWMLDWRLEAYARWRNMVEPTWAKVSYPKIDFENLYYYAAPKGTDGPKSLDEVDPELLATYEKLGIPLKEQAVLAGVQGARVAVDAVFDSVSVVTTFKEELAKAGVIFCSISEAIRNHPELVRKYLGSVVPQGDNFYAALNSAVFSDGSFVYVPEGVRCPMELSTYFRINERNTGQFERTLIIADRGAYVSYLEGCTAPARDEHQLHAAVVELVALDDAEIKYSTVQNWFPGDKDGKGGVYNFVTKRGDCRGHHSKISWTQVETGSAITWKYPSCILRGDNSRGEFYSIAISNGRQQVDSGTKMIHLGKHSSSRIISKGIAAGHSQNTYRGLVSAHRKATGARNFTNCDSLLIGDKCGAHTVPYIEAKNASAHFEHEATTSKISDDMLFYCQQRGLSEEEAVALVVNGFVRDVLQQLPMEFMAETQKLINVSLEGSVG
- a CDS encoding cysteine desulfurase family protein; this translates as MSAPRTYLDYNATAPLRTEARDAVVAALDAFGNASSVHAEGRRARSLIDEAREAIAALVGADASEIVFTSGATEANTWALSAPWERVALAGVEHDSVRAPATAFATARGAEVVGLPVSSEGIVDFTAAPEGALLVLQLANNETGVLQDVAAAGLWATENGARLHTDAVQAPGRVAIDFRTLGAATMSLSAHKIGGPKGIGALVVGSGVALDPLFTGGGQEMRRRAGTENVAAIAGFGAAARAALRDLENAPRIAALRDRLEAEVLAATPEAIVIGSGAPRLPNTSSIALSGVSAETLVIKLDLMGLAVSAGAACSSGKVGESHVLRAMGLRSEIANSAIRVSLGPETTENDIAAFVAAWRRICGGASLAA
- a CDS encoding Rrf2 family transcriptional regulator; amino-acid sequence: MELNTRGRYAVMAMADLAKHGHGGSVPLSAIAQRQQISLDYLEQLFLKLRRAGLVESVRGRHGGYKLGRPASDIFVAEVMTAVEEGTRMTRCFGEQSAGCNGESRCLTHDLWTALGDRIESFLAGISLRDVIEGIPGATPIARRTPSVSAPIATLEGPTQ